One window of the Chryseotalea sp. WA131a genome contains the following:
- a CDS encoding High-affnity carbon uptake protein Hat/HatR, protein MVNYSVQVDEQQDESAALPISDKLTQNPFPGLRHFSMDEYHLFFGRETHIEEILLKISQNRSVAILGYSGSGKSSLTYSGLIPMLYGGFMTETSPHWKVVVTRPGSAPIRNLADSIVKLLLEEGRVVEGDIRIQKAVINSVLRNSSNGLVEVTRYIQTHLRENVFFLFDQFEELFRYRHTENTEDDNEALEFVNLVLNVANQRSVPSYVAINMRADYMGNCSVFPGLTEFINTSTYLVPQLTREQKRKVIEGPVAVGGGRISQRLVKRLLSDIGDNQDQLPLLQHALMRTWDYWAANREPDEPMDIRHYNAIGQLSQALSLHADEAFDELNAQDREIAEILFKSITEKNQENLGVRRQAKVSLVAGLAGVSDSQVINVVEKFRQVGRSFLMPAYSVALNADSLIELSHESLIRIWTRLAGWVDEEFESARMYKRVSDAAAMYQIGKTGLWRPPDLQLALNWQKKQNPTRAWAERYDIAFERAIVFLDTSRITFEAELKNQEMLQRRMLRRARVTNIVLAIALVISIGLFFYGLTQSIEAVKQADKAKTEAEKAKRAQKKAESASQELLKQTKELRKKDVQLRNSVTKLSSALEQTNRARNEAAREAENAKRQEQNAKKQTEIANIKSDSLKIKSDEANRNLEKANILFYLALARSLEAKSENIDNQQLAGLIAMQGYNYHQKYRGNQYDPYVFRGLYYALTKLRGTNYNALKVPTANNKLFALAVSKKSETFYTSGNDGRVIIGDFLRMNSKPTPYKNTGYTNQVLALSKDEKYLAVGNDSSIVEVINLQSNEKPLQVKGHQGSITDIKFMPDNSGFVSVSSGGTLRFMKQNESKSYEMLSLPFSLKSIDISSDSRWIAAASVEGKLILINMKDYSYREIANETPNRILSVAFNPIRTNLLAYGMEVISQRKVVRGIVKMIDIETNKTKELSGHKAGVADLKFSPDGKLLASAGLDKKLQMWVVDHEEDLPIVMDNNNGNVWRIDFANGSDYLLGSCNNGEIRVWPTNIKMLADQLCPLLSRNITKEEWRTYIGDEKEVKYEETCAKSND, encoded by the coding sequence ATGGTTAACTATTCTGTCCAAGTTGATGAACAGCAAGATGAATCAGCCGCTTTACCCATAAGCGATAAGTTGACTCAAAACCCCTTTCCGGGGCTACGCCATTTTTCCATGGACGAGTACCATCTCTTCTTTGGCCGCGAGACTCACATTGAAGAAATTTTATTAAAGATTTCTCAGAACAGATCAGTTGCTATATTGGGTTATTCAGGCAGCGGTAAGTCCAGTTTGACGTATAGCGGGCTTATCCCAATGCTCTACGGTGGCTTCATGACCGAAACCAGTCCACATTGGAAAGTGGTTGTCACCCGCCCGGGCAGTGCCCCCATCCGAAATTTAGCCGATTCAATTGTCAAGTTGCTGCTTGAAGAGGGCAGGGTAGTGGAAGGAGATATTAGAATCCAAAAAGCAGTAATCAATTCGGTTTTGCGAAACAGCAGCAATGGATTGGTAGAGGTTACACGGTACATACAAACGCACTTGCGCGAGAATGTTTTCTTTTTGTTTGACCAGTTTGAAGAATTATTCCGATATAGGCACACGGAGAATACCGAGGATGACAACGAGGCACTGGAGTTTGTGAACCTCGTTCTCAACGTTGCTAACCAGCGGTCTGTACCATCGTACGTGGCTATTAACATGCGGGCAGATTACATGGGCAACTGCTCTGTGTTCCCCGGTCTAACTGAATTTATAAATACCAGCACGTATTTGGTTCCGCAATTAACCCGCGAGCAGAAACGGAAAGTGATTGAAGGCCCCGTGGCAGTAGGTGGCGGGCGTATTTCGCAGCGATTGGTTAAAAGATTATTGAGCGATATTGGTGACAACCAAGATCAACTGCCCTTGTTGCAGCATGCCTTGATGCGAACATGGGACTATTGGGCGGCCAATCGCGAGCCAGATGAGCCGATGGATATTCGGCATTACAATGCTATTGGTCAATTATCTCAAGCCTTGTCGCTTCATGCCGATGAAGCCTTTGATGAACTGAATGCCCAAGACCGGGAAATAGCCGAGATTTTATTCAAATCCATTACCGAAAAGAACCAAGAAAACCTAGGCGTAAGAAGGCAAGCCAAAGTTTCACTGGTTGCAGGGTTGGCCGGTGTATCCGATTCACAGGTAATCAATGTGGTGGAGAAGTTTAGGCAAGTAGGCCGTTCATTCTTGATGCCTGCCTATTCTGTTGCGCTCAATGCTGATTCGTTGATTGAACTTTCGCACGAAAGTTTGATTCGTATTTGGACCCGATTGGCGGGCTGGGTGGATGAAGAATTTGAATCGGCACGTATGTACAAACGTGTATCGGATGCGGCTGCCATGTATCAAATCGGAAAAACCGGCTTGTGGCGCCCGCCCGATTTGCAATTGGCACTCAACTGGCAAAAGAAACAAAATCCAACCCGTGCGTGGGCCGAGCGCTATGACATTGCATTTGAGCGAGCCATTGTGTTCTTGGATACCAGCCGCATTACATTTGAGGCCGAGCTCAAAAATCAAGAGATGCTGCAGCGCAGAATGCTGCGCAGGGCCCGAGTTACCAACATTGTTTTAGCGATAGCATTAGTGATTTCCATTGGCTTGTTTTTCTATGGTTTAACTCAAAGCATAGAAGCAGTAAAGCAAGCCGACAAAGCTAAAACTGAAGCAGAAAAAGCTAAACGGGCACAGAAAAAGGCAGAGAGTGCCTCGCAAGAACTGTTAAAACAAACCAAAGAGCTACGAAAGAAAGATGTACAACTTAGAAATAGCGTTACTAAGCTTAGCAGTGCGTTGGAGCAGACCAACCGAGCAAGAAACGAAGCTGCCCGTGAAGCAGAAAATGCGAAACGGCAAGAACAAAATGCTAAAAAGCAAACAGAAATAGCCAACATTAAAAGCGACAGCTTAAAGATAAAATCAGATGAAGCCAACCGGAACTTAGAAAAGGCCAATATCTTATTTTACCTAGCACTTGCCCGCTCGCTCGAGGCTAAATCTGAAAATATCGATAACCAACAACTGGCAGGACTCATTGCTATGCAAGGTTACAATTACCACCAAAAATACCGAGGCAACCAGTACGATCCGTATGTTTTTAGAGGGTTATATTATGCACTCACTAAGCTGAGAGGAACCAATTACAATGCGCTCAAAGTACCTACTGCCAACAATAAATTATTTGCTTTGGCGGTCTCAAAAAAATCTGAAACATTTTATACAAGTGGGAATGATGGAAGAGTGATAATCGGTGACTTTTTACGGATGAATTCAAAACCCACCCCCTATAAAAATACAGGTTATACCAATCAAGTGCTCGCTTTAAGCAAAGATGAAAAGTATCTGGCTGTTGGCAACGATTCAAGTATTGTCGAAGTAATAAATTTGCAAAGCAATGAAAAACCTCTTCAAGTAAAAGGCCATCAAGGATCCATCACTGACATTAAATTCATGCCGGATAATTCAGGGTTTGTATCGGTTTCCTCTGGTGGTACTTTGCGGTTTATGAAACAAAATGAAAGCAAAAGTTATGAAATGCTTTCCTTACCATTTAGTTTAAAGTCGATTGATATTAGTTCGGATAGTCGATGGATTGCGGCAGCCTCGGTAGAAGGAAAATTGATTTTGATAAACATGAAAGACTATTCGTACCGCGAAATTGCCAATGAAACGCCCAATCGGATACTTTCCGTAGCTTTCAACCCCATTAGAACCAATCTACTGGCTTATGGAATGGAGGTAATTAGCCAGCGGAAGGTTGTCCGCGGCATCGTGAAAATGATTGACATTGAAACCAATAAAACCAAAGAACTATCAGGCCATAAAGCGGGTGTGGCCGACTTGAAATTTAGCCCTGATGGTAAACTACTGGCCAGTGCAGGCTTGGATAAAAAACTGCAGATGTGGGTGGTAGACCATGAAGAAGATTTGCCCATTGTGATGGACAACAACAACGGAAATGTTTGGCGCATTGATTTTGCGAACGGATCCGATTACCTACTCGGTTCGTGCAATAATGGAGAAATTCGTGTATGGCCAACCAACATAAAAATGTTAGCCGACCAACTGTGCCCACTGTTAAGCCGCAACATTACAAAAGAAGAATGGCGGACGTATATTGGTGATGAAAAGGAAGTCAAATACGAGGAGACTTGTGCAAAGTCTAATGATTAA
- the miaB gene encoding tRNA (N6-isopentenyl adenosine(37)-C2)-methylthiotransferase MiaB: MENLIEDIRVLTVQDTKSCETVKVSATQNTGKARKLYIESYGCQMNFSDSEIVASILQKDGFDTTSQIEEADLVFLNTCSIREKAEQTVRNRLNHINGFKKKKPYMMVGVLGCMAERLKTKLLEEEKIVDLVAGPDAYRDLPKLIAQVDEGSKAVNTFLSREETYADVSPVRLNSNGITAFISIMRGCDNMCSFCVVPFTRGRERSRDPHSIIAEAKDLFDRGYKEVTLLGQNVDSYKWSEEENNKARLEKNGISQIVNFANLLEMVANVHPDLRVRFSTSHPKDITDEVLYTMAKYENICNYIHLPVQSGNSRILELMNRGYTREWYLKRVKKIREILGEDCGLSSDMITGFCTETDEEHADTLSLMDSVQYDYSYMFYYSERPGTLAAKKYADDISLEVKKKRLDEIIKKQNELSLKRNQLDIGKVHKVLVEGTSRRSNEQLQGRNTANKVVIFPKENKTKGEYVNVLVESCTGGTLMGRLVGGK; encoded by the coding sequence ATGGAAAATTTGATTGAAGACATCAGGGTATTGACCGTTCAAGATACAAAATCATGTGAGACAGTAAAGGTTTCGGCCACCCAAAATACAGGTAAAGCCCGAAAACTATACATCGAAAGCTACGGTTGCCAAATGAATTTCTCCGACAGCGAAATTGTGGCTTCCATCCTTCAAAAAGATGGTTTCGATACCACTTCTCAGATTGAAGAAGCCGACCTCGTTTTCTTAAATACTTGCTCCATTCGCGAAAAGGCAGAACAAACCGTTCGAAATAGGCTAAATCATATCAACGGCTTTAAAAAGAAAAAGCCTTACATGATGGTGGGCGTTTTGGGCTGTATGGCCGAACGACTGAAAACGAAATTACTCGAGGAAGAAAAAATTGTGGATTTGGTAGCCGGGCCAGATGCGTACCGCGATCTTCCCAAACTGATTGCACAAGTGGACGAAGGAAGCAAGGCTGTGAATACATTTCTTTCACGTGAAGAAACATATGCAGATGTGAGCCCTGTTCGACTAAATTCAAATGGCATTACCGCGTTTATCTCCATCATGCGGGGCTGCGATAATATGTGCTCGTTTTGCGTGGTGCCTTTTACGCGCGGGCGCGAGCGCAGTCGCGATCCACATTCCATTATTGCGGAAGCAAAGGATCTGTTTGATAGAGGCTACAAAGAAGTAACGCTATTAGGTCAGAATGTTGACTCATACAAATGGAGCGAAGAAGAAAACAATAAGGCAAGGCTCGAGAAGAATGGCATCTCGCAGATTGTAAATTTTGCCAATCTTTTAGAGATGGTGGCCAACGTACACCCTGATTTACGTGTACGGTTTTCCACTTCTCATCCAAAAGATATTACCGATGAGGTGCTTTACACGATGGCGAAGTACGAGAACATTTGCAATTACATTCACTTGCCCGTGCAAAGTGGTAACAGCCGGATTTTGGAATTGATGAACCGCGGATACACCCGCGAGTGGTATTTGAAACGCGTAAAGAAAATTAGAGAAATCTTAGGCGAAGATTGTGGCCTTTCATCCGATATGATTACTGGTTTTTGCACAGAAACAGACGAAGAACATGCCGATACACTTTCACTGATGGACAGCGTGCAGTATGATTATTCGTATATGTTCTATTATTCTGAAAGACCCGGCACCCTAGCGGCAAAAAAATACGCTGATGATATTTCATTAGAGGTGAAAAAGAAAAGACTTGATGAAATCATCAAAAAGCAAAACGAACTATCGCTCAAGCGAAATCAGTTAGACATTGGCAAAGTGCACAAAGTATTGGTAGAAGGAACTTCGCGCAGATCGAACGAGCAGCTACAAGGAAGAAACACGGCCAATAAGGTGGTGATCTTCCCAAAAGAAAACAAAACCAAAGGCGAATACGTCAATGTGCTGGTGGAGAGTTGTACGGGTGGTACGTTGATGGGGCGATTGGTTGGTGGTAAGTAG
- a CDS encoding OmpH family outer membrane protein: protein MKNLPIALSGLSLVAVVILYYLHFSAGTTKATAATTTTATGLKIAYINSDTVLKYYDYTKEIKERFEAKGKKLDSDLQNRAKALESEIGAYQRNVSNMTIGQAKAIEEDLGKKQQNLAVYQRSLEQELAIDQAKVNEELYGNITSFLKKYGEENALEVVLKFNRESDVLFTSPALDISQDVIKGLNEAYKIKKATPVKSDSTSSKKK from the coding sequence ATGAAAAATCTACCCATCGCATTAAGCGGTTTATCGTTAGTGGCAGTTGTCATTTTGTATTACCTGCATTTCTCTGCTGGCACAACCAAAGCAACAGCGGCCACTACTACCACTGCCACTGGTTTGAAAATTGCCTACATCAATTCTGATACTGTCTTAAAGTATTACGATTATACAAAAGAGATCAAAGAGCGCTTTGAAGCTAAAGGAAAAAAGCTGGATTCTGATCTTCAAAACCGTGCAAAAGCGTTAGAAAGTGAGATCGGTGCTTACCAGCGTAACGTTAGCAACATGACTATTGGCCAAGCCAAAGCAATAGAAGAAGATTTGGGAAAGAAGCAACAAAACCTGGCCGTTTATCAGCGTTCACTCGAACAAGAGCTGGCCATCGATCAGGCTAAAGTAAATGAAGAATTGTATGGCAACATCACTTCTTTTTTGAAGAAATACGGAGAAGAAAATGCTTTGGAGGTTGTGCTAAAGTTCAACCGTGAATCAGATGTGCTGTTTACAAGCCCTGCGTTAGATATTTCGCAAGATGTTATCAAAGGACTTAACGAAGCGTACAAAATCAAGAAGGCAACCCCGGTAAAGAGCGACTCAACTTCGTCTAAAAAGAAGTAA
- a CDS encoding PorT family protein: protein MIKMLSMQPKYCFFTLVFLVYFLSIHRAQAQKNCEETLNEAQLEFTEGRFYNLPGLLKNCLNNGFSKEQKFRAYYLLTQAYLVLDKHMEAENSYIMLLKMNPEFVASIARDPVELYYLSKKFTSQPKFNWHASLGINTSFVTTLADVSTYSSKPTNTSTLPIGIPVLAAGMDFNINKNLSICTEINFSQKVHSAEDKGIFTYDAIVRDERSIWIDLPVYLKYQLDTGRLRPFFYAGYALNGLVSSTATLSSTDGAADNTKRLVQGVDVDFTHGRNAFTNSLVIGSGVKFKWSKSFFYVDFRYLVGLNNLVKIDNNFYNKDGSLSDAITTYGYVNQLFRMDNLSVRFGYILPHYNPRRLKTTNPKSFIQKVQWWKKKTPTK, encoded by the coding sequence ATGATTAAAATGTTAAGCATGCAACCCAAGTATTGTTTTTTTACGCTGGTTTTTTTAGTCTATTTTCTATCCATTCATCGAGCTCAAGCTCAAAAAAACTGTGAGGAAACACTGAATGAGGCGCAATTGGAATTTACGGAAGGGCGTTTCTACAATTTACCAGGATTGCTAAAAAATTGTTTAAACAATGGATTCAGCAAAGAACAAAAATTCAGGGCCTACTACTTATTAACACAAGCCTATCTGGTACTGGATAAACACATGGAGGCAGAGAACAGTTACATTATGCTACTCAAAATGAATCCAGAATTTGTGGCTTCTATCGCTCGCGACCCCGTAGAATTATATTATTTAAGTAAAAAATTTACATCACAACCAAAGTTCAATTGGCATGCTAGTTTAGGTATCAATACGTCATTTGTAACTACACTGGCAGATGTTTCCACCTATTCGAGCAAGCCAACCAATACCTCCACGTTGCCAATTGGAATTCCGGTTTTGGCCGCAGGCATGGATTTTAATATTAATAAAAACTTATCCATTTGCACGGAAATCAATTTTTCCCAAAAAGTGCATTCTGCTGAAGATAAGGGTATTTTTACCTACGATGCAATTGTGCGGGACGAGCGGAGTATTTGGATTGACTTGCCGGTTTATTTGAAATACCAACTGGACACTGGTCGCCTGCGCCCTTTTTTCTATGCAGGGTATGCACTCAATGGGTTGGTGTCATCTACGGCAACCCTTTCTTCCACAGATGGCGCAGCCGACAATACTAAGCGACTTGTGCAAGGCGTGGACGTTGACTTTACTCACGGACGAAATGCATTCACCAATTCACTTGTGATAGGTTCGGGAGTCAAATTCAAATGGTCGAAAAGCTTTTTTTATGTGGATTTTCGTTACCTAGTGGGACTCAACAATCTCGTAAAAATTGATAATAATTTTTATAACAAAGATGGTTCTTTGTCAGATGCTATTACAACCTACGGCTACGTAAACCAGTTATTCCGCATGGACAATTTATCAGTACGCTTTGGCTATATCCTGCCGCATTACAATCCACGAAGACTGAAAACAACAAATCCCAAGAGTTTTATCCAAAAAGTGCAATGGTGGAAGAAAAAAACACCTACTAAATGA
- a CDS encoding cyclic nucleotide-binding domain-containing protein, with product MKYNALRLLNVKPKEQAQVALMLIMGFFMGIFVATYQVTAESLFLSSLGKDLNKAFFISGALGIALTLVFSFFQNRVRFVPLAVVSLFLIFLATTALHYFYHYGTDEVHQNILTLMYCLSGPMIAVLLLCYWGIFGRLFDFKQSKRIIGWIDTGQLLAIILANFLIPLSAKLFPDTSDYLIVCDISLVGAIICMLLVTIRFSHGKFETAKLTQEIRRETYFAKIFQDQYVVLLSLFLIVSVVTLNFNQFVFQNLINQQYPNQRDLTNFLGYFNGVIYLLSLFMQTFLNDRILSTYGIKTSLFILPVFTGVLAIASFVSGAFFGYDLISDPNTFIYFFLFVALTRLFNSMIRDSLENPVYKLLFVPIDSRIRFGVQAKVEGVISEFGRLIAGGFIFLFSLFVFFKLIWISFLLVGLCAAYFVVVNKLHAGYRNKIRSKLETTDYVQDKLEVGYKQITNKLEQRLSFPDTSRAVFSFKLLEKIEPAEVSTWVNELMKNDQENAKDFAQRRMNEIKGLSVSDKYVIKAADKDVIGVESKKMLTDFDLKALISNGGDITKHRIKSLARSTEPNDRQYAAELLLHSSSEESVLYLIELLSDPETKVRKTAISTSIKVNNTEVIFALIDNLPNPVYSNQTMNALVLIGGKALSPLENAFYRTGQNTQTVLRIIQVIGRIGGQRAKELLWAKIDYPDKVVVSQVLVSLGQCGFKAGVSQITRIKYAIETDIADIAWNLNTMEVLGHNEQIERLNNALLQEDQHDIEHVYMLLSMLYDTRSIQLVKENIESGTSEGVTYAIELLDVFLSEQLKVKIIPVLDDLSNNEKVNRLEIYFPRMRLDSKLALKFLVNRDFTQNNRWTKVCAIEEIGKQRIADFKLDLVAHLFNPDRLICEMAGWALYEIDPGEYYKNTMRLEEAGRKWLDGCIIPGKQLRLRLFETVVFFQKLPLFHEVSGVALSFLADISKEQRLHANEFLSIDEKINNDFYIVYSGSVKYYEKDQYLVDFTSGQFIGEMISPAGFANSNLIVTKEQTILLKINKDQFYELMADNVKLAEKFLEYV from the coding sequence GTGAAATACAACGCACTCCGTTTACTGAATGTAAAACCCAAAGAGCAAGCACAGGTTGCACTCATGCTCATCATGGGTTTCTTCATGGGCATTTTTGTGGCCACTTATCAAGTAACAGCCGAGTCACTTTTCCTAAGTTCGCTGGGCAAAGATTTGAACAAAGCATTTTTTATTTCAGGCGCATTGGGCATTGCCTTAACGTTGGTTTTCTCCTTTTTCCAGAATAGAGTTCGCTTTGTGCCGCTGGCAGTGGTCAGTTTGTTTTTGATTTTCTTGGCAACCACGGCTCTTCATTACTTTTATCATTACGGTACCGATGAAGTACATCAGAATATCCTTACGCTGATGTATTGCTTATCTGGCCCCATGATTGCCGTTTTGTTGCTTTGCTATTGGGGAATTTTTGGTCGGTTGTTCGACTTTAAACAGTCGAAACGGATTATTGGTTGGATCGATACAGGCCAACTGTTGGCGATCATTCTCGCCAACTTTTTAATTCCTTTGTCCGCTAAACTGTTTCCCGATACATCGGACTATTTGATTGTTTGTGACATCAGTTTGGTGGGCGCAATTATCTGTATGTTGTTGGTCACCATTCGATTTAGCCATGGTAAATTTGAAACAGCAAAGCTTACCCAAGAGATCCGAAGAGAAACCTACTTCGCTAAAATCTTTCAAGATCAATATGTTGTTTTGTTGAGCTTGTTTCTGATTGTTTCAGTGGTTACCCTCAACTTCAATCAATTTGTCTTTCAAAATCTCATCAATCAACAATATCCAAACCAACGCGACCTAACCAACTTCTTGGGTTATTTCAATGGGGTTATTTATTTGCTGAGTTTGTTCATGCAGACTTTTCTGAACGACCGAATTCTTTCCACCTACGGCATCAAAACCTCGTTGTTTATTTTGCCTGTGTTCACGGGGGTGTTGGCCATTGCTTCATTTGTCAGTGGTGCTTTTTTTGGATATGATCTGATCAGTGACCCTAACACATTTATTTACTTTTTTCTTTTTGTGGCCCTTACACGTCTCTTCAATTCCATGATTCGCGACTCGCTGGAAAACCCTGTTTACAAACTTCTTTTTGTTCCTATCGATAGTCGCATACGTTTTGGTGTGCAAGCCAAAGTAGAAGGTGTAATCAGCGAGTTTGGAAGACTGATTGCAGGAGGGTTTATATTCTTGTTCTCGTTGTTTGTTTTCTTTAAGCTTATTTGGATTTCGTTTTTATTGGTTGGACTTTGTGCGGCTTACTTTGTGGTCGTTAATAAACTCCATGCAGGTTATAGAAATAAGATCAGGTCGAAGTTGGAGACAACGGATTATGTGCAAGACAAATTAGAAGTTGGGTACAAACAAATTACCAACAAGTTGGAGCAACGGCTCTCATTCCCAGATACCTCACGTGCTGTTTTTTCGTTTAAGTTGTTGGAAAAAATAGAGCCGGCCGAAGTGTCCACCTGGGTAAATGAGCTGATGAAAAATGATCAAGAGAATGCAAAAGATTTCGCTCAGCGCAGAATGAACGAGATCAAAGGACTTTCGGTTTCAGACAAATATGTAATCAAAGCAGCAGATAAGGATGTTATTGGGGTGGAATCTAAAAAGATGCTAACCGATTTTGATTTGAAAGCCTTGATTTCAAATGGAGGAGATATTACTAAGCACAGAATAAAATCCCTTGCCCGATCAACAGAGCCTAATGACCGGCAATATGCGGCCGAATTGCTTCTGCATTCCTCGTCAGAAGAGAGTGTACTTTACTTAATTGAGTTGTTGTCAGATCCGGAAACCAAGGTGCGTAAAACGGCTATCTCCACCTCAATCAAAGTCAACAATACGGAAGTGATTTTTGCTTTAATCGATAATTTGCCGAATCCGGTTTACAGCAACCAAACCATGAATGCGCTTGTGCTGATCGGAGGCAAGGCTTTGTCTCCTTTAGAAAATGCATTTTATCGAACAGGTCAAAACACGCAAACGGTTCTACGGATCATTCAAGTAATTGGTAGGATAGGTGGGCAGCGGGCAAAAGAATTGCTATGGGCTAAAATCGATTACCCTGATAAGGTGGTTGTTTCTCAAGTGCTCGTTTCGTTAGGGCAATGTGGCTTTAAGGCAGGAGTGTCTCAAATCACCCGCATCAAATATGCAATTGAAACGGACATAGCGGATATTGCCTGGAACTTAAATACGATGGAGGTGCTCGGTCATAATGAGCAGATTGAACGATTGAATAATGCTTTGTTGCAGGAAGATCAACATGATATCGAGCACGTGTACATGTTGCTTTCTATGCTTTATGACACACGTTCTATTCAGTTGGTGAAAGAGAACATCGAGAGTGGCACATCGGAGGGTGTTACCTATGCCATTGAGTTGTTGGATGTTTTCTTGTCAGAGCAGTTGAAAGTAAAAATCATTCCGGTGTTGGATGATTTGAGCAACAATGAAAAAGTTAACCGCTTGGAGATTTATTTTCCGCGCATGCGGCTGGATAGTAAGTTGGCTCTGAAGTTTTTGGTCAACCGTGATTTTACTCAAAACAACCGATGGACAAAAGTGTGTGCGATCGAAGAAATTGGCAAACAAAGAATTGCTGACTTCAAGCTTGATTTGGTGGCACATTTGTTTAACCCAGATCGATTAATATGCGAAATGGCAGGGTGGGCCTTGTATGAAATCGACCCAGGAGAATATTATAAGAATACGATGCGATTGGAAGAGGCTGGTAGGAAATGGTTGGATGGATGCATCATTCCGGGCAAGCAATTGAGATTGCGATTGTTTGAGACGGTAGTGTTTTTCCAAAAACTACCTTTATTCCATGAGGTTTCTGGGGTGGCACTTTCATTTTTGGCTGATATTTCTAAGGAGCAGCGACTTCACGCAAACGAATTTTTGTCAATCGATGAAAAAATCAACAATGACTTTTACATTGTGTATTCCGGATCGGTAAAATATTACGAAAAAGATCAATATCTCGTAGACTTTACATCAGGTCAATTTATTGGCGAAATGATATCGCCCGCAGGGTTTGCCAATTCGAACCTGATCGTTACCAAAGAACAGACCATTCTGCTGAAGATCAACAAGGATCAATTTTATGAATTGATGGCCGATAATGTAAAGTTGGCCGAAAAATTTTTGGAATACGTATGA
- a CDS encoding gamma carbonic anhydrase family protein: MAIIKTVRGFTPKWGSNCFFADNCVVVGEVVMGDNCTVWFNAVVRGDVHSITIGNNTNIQDGAIIHCTYQKAKTVIGSNVSIAHNAIVHGCTVEDNVLIGMGAIIMDDAVIGSNSVIAAGAVVLPKTIVEPGSIYAGMPAKKVKDIGDEMREVIQRTARNYPMYAEWFK, encoded by the coding sequence ATGGCTATTATAAAGACGGTTCGTGGATTTACACCCAAGTGGGGGAGTAATTGTTTTTTTGCAGATAACTGTGTGGTGGTGGGCGAGGTGGTGATGGGCGATAACTGCACGGTGTGGTTTAATGCCGTAGTGCGGGGCGATGTTCACTCTATCACCATCGGCAACAATACCAATATACAAGATGGGGCGATCATCCATTGCACTTACCAAAAAGCCAAAACCGTAATCGGAAGCAATGTTTCCATCGCGCACAATGCCATTGTGCACGGTTGTACGGTTGAAGACAATGTGCTGATTGGCATGGGCGCTATTATTATGGACGATGCCGTAATTGGGTCAAACTCCGTTATTGCCGCGGGGGCGGTGGTACTTCCCAAAACGATTGTAGAACCAGGAAGCATCTATGCAGGCATGCCGGCAAAAAAAGTAAAAGATATTGGGGACGAGATGCGCGAAGTGATTCAGCGAACTGCACGGAATTACCCGATGTATGCGGAGTGGTTTAAGTAA